ATCTCATTTATACCTCCGATCCGAGCGGAGTCTATCTGGCAGTACTGCATTCCGCCGCTCTGCAGGAACTGTTTGAACATCACGCGATTTGCGCACATCTCGCCTGTCGCTACGCCTATACCGTACGgtctgaaaataattatttagattttagttTGAAATTATAAGAGGATGCATAAAAATTGTTATCGtgcttttttttacttaaaaggACGAgagcaatataattaattaatatcaaacgaATCCACTTAAAGATCAGCTGTTACCAGAATACACCCGGTTCTATTAAAGgacattatattacaattatgattTAAAGATCACACTTCAAGGCTCGAGCGATAGCAGCGTGTCCGAGCACGTCGTCGGGCGATGTGGGCTCCTCGATCCACATCGGTTTCAAAGGCGCCAGTTTCTTCATCCATTCTATAGCTTCATCAACGCTCCACGCTTGATTCGCGTCTACCATCTGCAatcatattgattattttgacataattaaGTATGTGGCTAAAAAAGACAATGGAATCGCTAAAATCGTTCTCATTCAAACGttaaaaaacagtatttatcgaatatgtttattgtataaaataaagcttactaaaaatttatcatcgccaatatattttcttacaagGCTGCATCTTCTGTAATCGTCCTCAAAATTGAGTCCAACTTTTACTTTAAAGTGTTCGAAGCCGAGACTTAAGTATTTCTCGCATAGTTGCTTTACAAGTTCATCGCTATATCCCAACCAACCTTAAAAAAGTAAACgctttagaaattaaaaaaataataatatgtttatctgATTATagcatatttgataaaattgaacTAGTGAACGCAGCAATTTTAGTAAGATCTAGTAGAGACTTAATAATCACAGTACGCTAAAGGGTTATAAGAAGGTAAAGAAGAGTGCTATAATAATACACTGAAAAATTGTACCAACCCACTTGAGTAGTGTAGGCGGGGTAACCTTGTTCTATAAGTTCTTTTATTCTGCTATCCTTCcctgtttgtttatctttcaaTATTTGAATGGCTTCTTCTTTAGTAATAACATCAGTTATGTATCGAAAATCGATCGTCGAAACCAGCTCCTGTCAGTAAAATTGTCGTACATATCTTAAACAGCAACAAAACACGATAACGAGGTCCACTAAGATGACCTTACGCTTTATTAACAATTGAACaagttaaataagtatttataaaatttattttttgttatatttatgtcatcgactatgtttataatttaattactaacctCTGGTGACATGTCAACTAACAATTTCCATAGGGGTTTGTTTTCCAGTCTTGCCCACAAATCCCAAAGTGAGTTTAGTATGGCGGCGACTGCCAAATGTACAACGCCTTTTTCAGGACCAAGCTATAAAACGACAAATTTCAAATTGCAACGGGCACCACTGAGTTACAATGCGTTTTATTTGGTCTtcaatatttttcgtttattttgtatgtcAAGGAAAAAACGTGAGGTGTATGTCGAATAAAATCTGCCTCATATGTAAATAGTACCCACTTTAGCAGAGTAGCTCTTAGGGAGCAGAGGATGTTACTTTGTTAGTTAGTATTAAATAGTCAGTAgacattattaatagtttatcgAATTACCCATCTCATTTGAGAATCATTTGTGATCGTGCGCCAAAAACCTGCAAAATCTGAAAATATATCAGCAGCGTTGCGACCCAAGATAAACTTCTTCATAGCTCGTACCGTGAGCACCACGATCTCAGTGCCTCGGCCACATGTGAACGTTAGCCCGTAACCCTGCTTGCCATTCGCAGTTGTCGTTGTAACGTATGCACAAGAGTAGTTAGGATCAGTGTGCTGTATAGgaaaaggtattttataattaatactctAGAAATCtaacttttttaatagtttgtcTAGTGATTGTGATTTCGATGACTTGAGTTCAATCGTTAATTTGTGAGCCTGATATCCCTGCTCGTATCAAAATGCTGTCGCACCGCATTATTATAGTTAAGGTGTATCTGGATATAAACTACAAT
The nucleotide sequence above comes from Vanessa tameamea isolate UH-Manoa-2023 chromosome 2, ilVanTame1 primary haplotype, whole genome shotgun sequence. Encoded proteins:
- the LOC113401980 gene encoding mitochondrial enolase superfamily member 1-like, which produces MPLPKSDGLKIVQIDVKDVRFPTSLGGHGSDALHTDPNYSCAYVTTTTANGKQGYGLTFTCGRGTEIVVLTVRAMKKFILGRNAADIFSDFAGFWRTITNDSQMRWLGPEKGVVHLAVAAILNSLWDLWARLENKPLWKLLVDMSPEELVSTIDFRYITDVITKEEAIQILKDKQTGKDSRIKELIEQGYPAYTTQVGWLGYSDELVKQLCEKYLSLGFEHFKVKVGLNFEDDYRRCSLVRKYIGDDKFLMVDANQAWSVDEAIEWMKKLAPLKPMWIEEPTSPDDVLGHAAIARALKPYGIGVATGEMCANRVMFKQFLQSGGMQYCQIDSARIGGINEILSVYLMAEKFKVNVCPHAGGVGLCEMVQHLQYWDYACVSTRMRGRLLEYVDQQHEHFYEPCVVRRARYMAPEAPGYSTRFLPETLDKFSYPNGTEWQRMFKEGIFPSPDEAELVNI